The Dioscorea cayenensis subsp. rotundata cultivar TDr96_F1 chromosome 19, TDr96_F1_v2_PseudoChromosome.rev07_lg8_w22 25.fasta, whole genome shotgun sequence genome includes a window with the following:
- the LOC120283921 gene encoding UDP-glycosyltransferase 85A8-like: MLRSSPTTLKPHAVCMPCIGLGHVNPMLKLAKLLHSYHGFHITFVLTELVNKNGCNTASSLHSLPDFQFVTIQDGLNPTTGHDHHVPDVSSVIFSIQHKLLDPLRVLLAKLNHFSSNVPPVTCIVSDACMSFTLDVAAEIGVPDVFFCCSGACAYMSNLHLDQLIDSGLVPLKSGNDLSNGYLETEVDCIPGMKRLRLKDFSTCIRTTDIGDIVLNFCMSEARRARESSAIILNTFDSLEQSTLDAMRELKLPPIYTIGPLTLLNDQRLSLREWEEDEDCVEWLNGRVSRSVMYVNFGSGVVLSKDQLVEFAWGLANSEHEFLWVIRPNLVHGYGYHDSAAALPQEFMDEIKERGRVSSWCAQEKVLKHSSIRVFLTHCGWNSIMESISNGVPMLCWPCFADQQMNCKYVCHEWGVGMEIENDVKREKVERLIREVMDGDIGKEMKKKVVEFKELAERAVKPGGSSFENFNKVVMDVLLQS, encoded by the exons ATGCTGAGGAGTTCTCCTACAACCTTGAAACCTCATGCAGTATGCATGCCATGCATTGGACTTGGCCATGTAAACCCCATGCTCAAGCTTGCCAAGCTTCTTCACTCATATCACGGCTTCCACATAACCTTTGTTCTCACTGAGCTTGTTAACAAGAATGGCTGCAACACTGCATCATCTCTTCATAGCTTGCCAGACTTCCAGTTTGTAACCATTCAAGATGGCTTGAATCCTACTACTGGTCATGATCATCATGTTCCTGATGTCTCTTCTGTCATATTTTCTATTCAGCATAAGCTCTTAGATCCTCTCCGAGTTCTCTTGGCTAAGCTCAATCACTTCTCTTCTAATGTGCCTCCAGTGACATGCATTGTCTCTGATGCATGCATGAGTTTCACTCTTGATGTAGCTGCGGAGATTGGAGTCCCTGACGTCTTCTTCTGTTGTTCTGGTGCTTGTGCCTACATGAGTAATCTTCACTTGGATCAGCTCATTGATAGTGGCCTTGTGCCACTCAAGA GTGGGAATGATCTTAGCAATGGATATTTGGAGACCGAAGTAGATTGCATACCAGGAATGAAGAGATTGCGCTTAAAAGACTTTTCAACATGCATTCGAACAACTGATATCGGCGATATCGTGCTAAACTTCTGCATGAGCGAAGCTCGAAGAGCTCGTGAATCATCGGCGATCATTTTAAATACTTTTGATAGTTTAGAGCAAAGCACATTGGATGCCATGAGGGAACTAAAGCTCCCACCTATCTACACCATTGGTCCTCTCACTCTGCTCAATGATCAAAGGTTGAGTTTGAGGGAGTGGGAAGAGGATGAGGATTGTGTTGAGTGGTTGAATGGTAGGGTTTCTAGATCAGTCATGTATGTGAACTTTGGTAGTGGTGTGGTTTTGTCTAAAGATCAACTTGTGGAGTTTGCATGGGGTCTTGCTAATAGTGAGCATGAGTTCTTATGGGTGATTAGGCCTAATCTTGTGCATGGTTATGGTTATCATGATTCAGCTGCTGCACTTCCACAGGAGTTCATGGATGAGATCAAGGAAAGAGGAAGAGTATCAAGTTGGTGTGCTCAAGAGAAGGTACTGAAGCATTCATCAATAAGAGTGTTCTTGACTCATTGTGGATGGAATTCAATAATGGAGAGTATAAGCAATGGAGTACCCATGTTATGTTGGCCTTGCTTTGCAGATCAACAGATGAACTGTAAATATGTGTGTCATGAATGGGGTGTTGGCATGGAGATTGAGAATGACGTGAAGAGAGAGAAGGTGGAGAGGTTGATAAGAGAGGTGATGGATGGAGATATtgggaaggagatgaagaagaaggttgTGGAGTTTAAGGAACTTGCAGAGAGAGCAGTAAAGCCAGGTGGTTCATCATTTGAGAACTTCAACAAAGTAGTCATGGATGTGCTTCTCCAAAGTTGA